A stretch of Corallococcus macrosporus DNA encodes these proteins:
- a CDS encoding phytoene/squalene synthase family protein, whose translation MSVTASPELIARGYQRARVVTRHHAKSFFFASYLLFGQRRKAAFALYAFCRRLDDLVDAGESALPGEAPMSLATRLARARERVAEVYLPLPELASKELGPPSARQPSADAPSPWEPSEFAALRHTIHHYRIPEQPFQDLISGMEMDLTKQRYDTWAELDLYCYRVAGVVGLMLTPVLGCEDSRAVEPAADLGRAMQLTNILRDVREDLERGRVYLPSEELAAFGITEDDLRAGRVDAKWRDFMRFQIQRARAYYARAAAGVHYLTGFGSQRMVRLMGAIYGDILRDIEARDDDVFSGRAHTTTGRKLALTAKVFLNPRAALPEAPLALPVSPAPVPLLPTGTGGPR comes from the coding sequence ATGAGCGTCACCGCTTCTCCGGAGCTCATCGCCCGGGGCTACCAGCGCGCGCGGGTCGTCACGCGCCACCACGCCAAGAGCTTCTTCTTCGCGTCGTATCTCCTCTTCGGACAGCGGCGGAAGGCGGCCTTCGCGCTGTATGCCTTCTGCCGGCGGCTGGACGACCTGGTGGACGCGGGCGAGAGCGCGCTGCCGGGTGAGGCGCCCATGTCCCTGGCCACGCGGCTGGCCCGGGCGCGCGAGCGCGTGGCGGAGGTGTACCTGCCGCTGCCGGAGCTGGCGTCGAAGGAGCTGGGCCCGCCGTCCGCGCGCCAGCCCTCCGCGGACGCGCCCTCGCCGTGGGAGCCGAGCGAGTTCGCGGCGCTGCGCCACACCATCCACCACTACCGGATTCCGGAGCAGCCCTTCCAGGACCTCATCTCCGGCATGGAGATGGACCTGACGAAGCAGCGCTACGACACCTGGGCGGAGCTGGACCTGTACTGCTACCGGGTCGCGGGGGTGGTCGGGTTGATGCTGACGCCGGTGCTGGGCTGCGAGGACTCGCGCGCGGTGGAGCCGGCGGCGGACCTGGGCCGCGCGATGCAGCTCACCAACATCCTGCGCGACGTGCGCGAGGACCTGGAGCGCGGCCGGGTGTACCTGCCCTCGGAGGAGCTGGCGGCCTTCGGCATCACCGAGGACGACCTGCGCGCGGGCCGGGTGGACGCGAAGTGGCGCGACTTCATGCGCTTTCAAATCCAGCGCGCGCGGGCGTACTACGCGCGAGCGGCGGCGGGCGTGCACTACCTCACCGGCTTCGGCAGCCAGCGCATGGTGCGGCTGATGGGCGCCATCTACGGCGACATCCTGCGCGACATCGAGGCACGGGATGACGACGTCTTCAGCGGCCGCGCGCACACGACGACGGGACGCAAGCTGGCGCTGACGGCGAAGGTGTTCCTCAACCCTCGGGCCGCCTTGCCGGAGGCTCCGCTGGCGCTGCCGGTGTCGCCCGCGCCGGTGCCGCTCTTGCCCACGGGCACGGGAGGTCCGCGATGA
- a CDS encoding phytoene desaturase family protein: MSAQGKRVVVVGAGVGGLAAAARLARQGFDVQVFEKTHGPGGRCNQLQVDGFTWDVGPTIVLMPEVFEETFRALGRRIEDYLTLMRCDPNYRVHFRDGSDVTFTSELCTMGRELERVEPGSFQRYLAFMSQGREQYRISLDHFVGRNFNGVSDYFSPGVLAKIFKARAHRRMYADVSRYFQDDRLRAAMTFQTMYLGVSPFESPAVYGLLPFTELGVGIWFPKGGLYAIPLALERLAREEGVTLHYGQPVERILTEGGRTTGVRLQGGEVVAADAVLCNADLPYAYEKLLDPKDAPFKRGEKLRFTSSGYMLYLGMKKRVPGLLHHNVMFGRDYAGSFDDIFQRFRVPEDPSFYVNVPTRTDPSLAPEGKDSLYVLVPVPHQHPNLDWKVEGPKVRAKVFQRLAELGYPDLEADIEVERVFTPDDWAGTYNLARGSAFGLAQNFFQIGPFRPANVDPRVKNLFFVGASTQPGTGLPTVLISARLVTERLMEWAHKQGVALSPREGVPSAVEVAA; encoded by the coding sequence ATGAGCGCACAGGGCAAGCGGGTGGTGGTGGTGGGCGCGGGAGTGGGCGGACTGGCCGCGGCGGCGAGGCTCGCGCGGCAGGGCTTCGACGTCCAGGTCTTCGAGAAGACGCACGGCCCCGGCGGCCGCTGCAACCAGCTCCAGGTGGACGGCTTCACCTGGGACGTGGGCCCCACCATCGTGTTGATGCCGGAGGTGTTCGAGGAGACCTTCCGCGCGCTGGGCCGCCGCATCGAGGACTACCTCACGCTCATGCGCTGCGACCCGAACTACCGGGTGCACTTCCGGGACGGCTCCGACGTCACCTTCACGTCCGAGCTGTGCACCATGGGCCGCGAGCTGGAGCGCGTGGAGCCGGGCAGCTTCCAGCGCTACCTGGCCTTCATGTCGCAGGGCCGTGAGCAGTACCGCATCAGCCTGGACCACTTCGTGGGCCGCAACTTCAACGGCGTCAGCGACTACTTCTCGCCCGGGGTGCTGGCGAAAATTTTCAAGGCGCGCGCGCACCGCCGCATGTACGCGGACGTCAGCCGCTACTTCCAGGACGACCGGCTGCGCGCGGCGATGACGTTCCAGACCATGTACCTGGGCGTGTCTCCCTTCGAGTCGCCCGCGGTGTATGGCCTCTTGCCCTTCACCGAGCTGGGCGTGGGCATCTGGTTCCCCAAGGGCGGCCTGTATGCCATTCCCCTCGCGCTGGAGCGGCTGGCGCGCGAGGAGGGCGTGACGCTGCACTACGGACAGCCGGTGGAGCGCATCCTCACCGAGGGCGGGCGCACCACGGGCGTGCGGCTTCAGGGCGGCGAGGTGGTGGCCGCGGACGCCGTGCTGTGCAACGCGGACCTGCCGTACGCGTACGAGAAGCTGCTCGACCCGAAGGACGCGCCGTTCAAGCGCGGGGAGAAGCTGCGCTTCACCTCCAGCGGCTACATGCTCTACCTGGGCATGAAGAAGCGGGTGCCGGGCCTCTTGCATCACAACGTGATGTTCGGCCGGGACTACGCGGGCTCGTTCGACGACATCTTCCAGCGCTTCCGCGTGCCGGAGGACCCCAGCTTCTACGTCAACGTGCCCACGCGCACGGACCCCTCGCTGGCGCCGGAGGGCAAGGACTCGCTCTACGTACTGGTGCCGGTGCCGCACCAGCACCCGAACCTGGACTGGAAGGTGGAAGGCCCCAAGGTCCGCGCGAAGGTGTTCCAGCGCCTGGCGGAGCTGGGCTACCCGGACCTGGAGGCGGACATCGAGGTGGAGCGCGTCTTCACCCCGGATGACTGGGCGGGCACGTACAACCTGGCGCGCGGCAGCGCGTTCGGGCTGGCGCAGAACTTCTTCCAGATTGGTCCCTTCCGTCCGGCCAACGTGGACCCTCGCGTGAAGAACCTCTTCTTCGTGGGGGCCTCCACGCAGCCGGGCACGGGCCTGCCCACGGTGCTCATCTCCGCGCGGCTCGTCACCGAGCGGCTGATGGAGTGGGCGCACAAGCAGGGCGTGGCGCTGTCTCCGCGCGAGGGTGTTCCCTCCGCGGTGGAGGTGGCGGCATGA
- a CDS encoding polyprenyl synthetase family protein, whose protein sequence is MATPLPNVQQTSSGAAHPEHAWLQLVQAQVEAALAQLFELPDEQGLDARWTQAQVQARAYALRPAKRLRPALVLAGHGLARGGTSVPPGLWRFAAGLELLHTFLLIHDDVADQAELRRGGPVLHRMLAPGRPGEDLAVVMGDHLFARSLEAMLESGMPGASRVARYYLGVCRHTAAGQYLDLDLARVPLAEVTLFQTLRVAHLKTARYGFCAPLVCGAMLGGADPLLQQGLERVGRSVGLAYQLRDDLIGLFGDTSVAGKASDGDFMQAKRTFPVVAAYVRATPEGREELERLWALPVELKDDAALARARELVEHFGGRAACERAVDRASRAARRSLQALPNPHGMRDLLDALIGRLARRAS, encoded by the coding sequence ATGGCCACCCCGCTTCCCAACGTGCAGCAGACCTCCTCCGGAGCGGCACACCCCGAGCACGCCTGGCTGCAGCTCGTGCAGGCGCAGGTGGAGGCCGCGCTCGCCCAGCTCTTCGAGCTGCCGGACGAACAGGGCCTGGACGCACGTTGGACACAGGCCCAGGTGCAGGCGCGGGCCTATGCGCTGCGGCCGGCGAAGCGGCTGAGGCCCGCGCTGGTGCTGGCCGGGCACGGGCTGGCGCGCGGAGGCACGTCGGTGCCGCCGGGGCTCTGGCGCTTCGCCGCGGGGCTGGAGCTCTTGCACACGTTCCTGCTCATCCACGACGACGTGGCGGATCAAGCGGAGCTGCGCCGGGGCGGGCCGGTGCTGCACCGGATGCTGGCCCCGGGCCGTCCGGGTGAGGACCTGGCCGTGGTGATGGGGGACCACCTCTTCGCGCGCTCGCTGGAGGCGATGCTGGAGTCGGGCATGCCGGGCGCGTCGCGCGTGGCGCGCTACTACCTGGGCGTGTGCCGGCACACGGCCGCCGGTCAGTACCTGGACCTGGACCTGGCGCGCGTGCCGCTGGCGGAGGTGACGCTCTTCCAGACGCTGCGCGTGGCGCACCTCAAGACGGCGCGCTACGGCTTCTGCGCCCCGCTGGTGTGCGGCGCGATGCTGGGCGGCGCGGATCCGCTGCTCCAGCAGGGGCTGGAGCGGGTGGGGCGCTCGGTGGGGCTCGCGTACCAGCTGCGCGACGACCTCATCGGCCTGTTTGGCGACACTTCCGTGGCGGGCAAGGCGTCCGACGGCGACTTCATGCAGGCCAAGCGCACCTTCCCGGTGGTGGCCGCGTACGTGCGCGCCACGCCCGAGGGCCGCGAGGAACTGGAGCGGCTGTGGGCGCTGCCGGTGGAGCTCAAGGACGACGCGGCGCTGGCCCGCGCCCGGGAGCTGGTGGAGCACTTTGGTGGCCGGGCCGCGTGTGAGCGCGCGGTGGATCGAGCGTCGCGCGCGGCGCGGCGGAGCCTGCAGGCGCTGCCCAACCCCCATGGCATGAGGGACCTGCTGGACGCCCTCATTGGCCGGCTCGCGCGTCGCGCTTCGTGA
- a CDS encoding peroxiredoxin family protein, whose translation MKAWITGALTVTLAAGSASGASPDPEPVDATLSTSKGERVQLARWRGKPVILFYEDKDSTTLNAPLKAELFARGRERGLLQSAFVVAVANLEKYDFFPAREIALSYVRDEEKKAGVPILVDLKGTLGQAPLKLPTKTSTVMLLDAEGTLVFRHSGRMKPEDQDRFFATLSGLVGQDLTAERDTEAHP comes from the coding sequence ATGAAGGCGTGGATCACAGGTGCGTTGACGGTGACCCTGGCGGCGGGGAGCGCGAGCGGCGCCTCCCCGGATCCAGAGCCGGTGGACGCGACGTTAAGCACCTCGAAGGGGGAGCGCGTTCAGCTGGCCCGCTGGCGTGGGAAACCCGTCATCCTCTTCTACGAGGACAAGGACTCCACGACACTCAACGCCCCTCTGAAGGCGGAGTTGTTCGCTCGGGGACGGGAGCGGGGGCTCCTGCAGAGCGCCTTCGTGGTCGCCGTGGCCAACCTGGAAAAGTACGACTTCTTCCCCGCCCGGGAGATTGCCCTGTCGTACGTGCGTGACGAGGAGAAGAAGGCCGGCGTGCCCATCCTGGTGGACCTGAAGGGGACCCTGGGCCAGGCGCCGTTGAAGCTGCCCACCAAGACGTCCACGGTGATGCTGCTGGACGCGGAGGGCACGCTCGTCTTCCGGCACTCGGGCCGCATGAAGCCGGAGGACCAGGACCGCTTCTTCGCCACCCTGAGCGGGCTGGTGGGCCAGGACCTGACCGCCGAGCGGGACACGGAGGCCCATCCGTGA
- a CDS encoding TIGR01777 family oxidoreductase: MRVTCTGATGFLGPGLVQGLLEAGHTVHVLSRNVEHALGRLSSGVTGSYFDGSTPLSPDALAGAEGVVHLAGEPVDQRWTHEAKHRIHHSRVEGTRVLVEAMKQAGCVRHFVCASAVGFYGGARAAQPLTEEDAPGDDFLAHVCQGWEAEALRAQEAGIRTVRLRIGVVLHPAGGVLHRMLPVFRMGAGAKVGNGQQYVSWVHREDLLGLLRFALEHPTLSGPVNATSPEPVTNAVFAHTLGAVLDRPAALTVPGLVLKARFGEMARVALEGQRVMPQRALEAGFQFRHPELAGALRDLLCS; encoded by the coding sequence GTGAGGGTGACCTGCACGGGCGCCACCGGCTTCCTCGGTCCAGGCCTTGTCCAAGGTTTGTTGGAGGCCGGCCACACGGTGCACGTGCTCAGCCGGAACGTTGAACACGCGCTCGGCCGGCTGTCCTCCGGCGTGACGGGGTCCTACTTCGACGGCAGCACGCCGCTGTCGCCGGACGCGCTCGCGGGGGCGGAGGGGGTGGTGCACCTGGCCGGGGAGCCGGTGGACCAACGTTGGACACACGAGGCCAAGCACCGCATCCACCACAGCCGCGTGGAGGGCACGCGCGTGCTGGTGGAGGCCATGAAGCAGGCCGGGTGCGTGCGGCACTTCGTCTGCGCGTCGGCGGTGGGCTTCTACGGTGGCGCGCGGGCGGCGCAGCCGCTGACGGAGGAGGACGCGCCCGGCGACGACTTCCTCGCCCACGTGTGCCAGGGCTGGGAGGCGGAGGCCCTGCGCGCGCAGGAGGCGGGCATCCGCACGGTGCGGCTGCGCATTGGCGTGGTGCTGCACCCGGCGGGCGGCGTGCTGCACCGGATGCTGCCGGTGTTCCGCATGGGCGCGGGCGCGAAGGTGGGCAACGGCCAGCAGTACGTCAGCTGGGTGCACCGCGAGGACCTGCTCGGGCTGCTGCGCTTCGCGCTGGAGCACCCCACGCTGTCCGGCCCGGTGAACGCCACGTCGCCGGAGCCCGTCACCAACGCGGTCTTCGCGCACACGCTGGGCGCGGTGCTGGACCGGCCCGCGGCGCTGACGGTGCCGGGGCTGGTCCTCAAGGCGCGCTTTGGAGAGATGGCGCGCGTGGCGCTGGAGGGCCAGCGGGTGATGCCCCAGCGCGCGCTGGAGGCGGGCTTCCAGTTCCGCCACCCGGAGCTGGCCGGAGCGCTGCGCGACCTGCTGTGCTCCTGA